The Cellulomonas sp. S1-8 genome has a window encoding:
- a CDS encoding WXG100 family type VII secretion target — protein sequence MANIDVSYQEMRDAATRLTAGQDEITNRLGELRAFIEQLVSSGFVTDQASVAFGESYRQFTQGATDTVSALTSLGEYLRAAAATLEDADSQLAAGLRG from the coding sequence ATGGCGAACATCGACGTCAGCTACCAGGAGATGCGGGACGCGGCGACGCGCCTCACCGCGGGCCAGGACGAGATCACCAACCGCCTGGGGGAGCTGCGTGCCTTCATCGAGCAGCTCGTCTCGTCGGGCTTCGTCACCGACCAGGCGTCGGTGGCGTTCGGCGAGTCGTACCGCCAGTTCACGCAGGGCGCGACCGACACGGTCTCTGCGCTGACGTCGCTGGGCGAGTACCTGCGCGCGGCGGCGGCGACCCTCGAGGACGCCGACTCCCAGCTCGCGGCCGGCCTGCGCGGCTGA
- a CDS encoding EAL domain-containing protein has translation MATATKEATIDGISQRRPPAVGFIAPNVHGYFFGSILTGVIDTASAQGARIVAIQTHDAGLLDFEDERFASQVSWDHLDALVVAPAAVDSHYVQAFAATGKPVVTVYEAPSGCDCPTVVPDNEQGVRASLDHLVGHGHTRIAFVGRQPANADDSIRYEAYRQAMLAHGLLPTDQVPVPWRLDETYDGAFAVRRLRELGELPTAVVACTDATAMAFIEALAADGVVVPDDVAVVGFDDIPEAAEHHPPLSTVAQSFTLAGSMACALALRALRGDVVEPGLHRMPVTFVVRESCGCRTVEAHGDGEPSGLEGLSAPFVRDLGAVLYGEQDLTPTRQDGLRVAAQHLLTLFGQVLRTPEADLGAAEKSATDALRHVMGRSSSPLNAVAAVRGLAVAVTALLAPGDAPAAAALDRRAVDVTARALQSHRRQQSGAVVNQHVEVQRRYHRVSTELVRRHDRDVRSLTWLSGTDVPRGSLALWNDNHELRIVGVYPDEGGSGRRDEPCDVRAFPPASRHEEIGPDALTLVVPLRFDGSDHGFLALTGPFDVMEEAVFERFNHWAVLLAVALDQDRAVERLRVSEERYALAAEAANDGMWDWDLGTGVVYYSARWKALLGFTEDEIGATSHEWLSRVHPADRVTVDRALSHHLNGRDPALEVGYRLRTADGTYRWMITNALSVRDTDGTVTRLVGSMTDVTERQQLEEQLRHDAHYDLLTGLPNRALFLERLNQAILRTQRHADYQFAVVFLDLDGFKVVNDSLGHQVGDELLIQVARRLSSEVRVTDTVSRFGGDEFALLIDDVQDIPGLPEVIRRLLSVMSVPVVVNEGTRTVSAAAGIAVSAVEYESADEYLRDADTAMYRAKAQGPGSVVLFDTAMHARAMARLQMESALDQGIAEDQFELYYQPIVRLDTRRIVGLEALIRWHHPQRGLVPPDDFLPVAEATGHTRPIGLWTIAEACRQIREWRDAVPGFEDCTVSVNLSNRQFWDPDLRPTLRAALDRFDVPASSIVFEVTEGVIMHYQDVAVSFLGQLREEGVEMHVDDFGTGHSSLSALHELPVGALKIDRSFVQRMQTSRRSRELVGLMVTMGARFGLDVIAEGIETEAEAATLAELGCPFAQGFLFARPMPAADATRLLLAQAALTAGSTDRR, from the coding sequence ATGGCGACTGCGACGAAGGAGGCGACCATCGACGGCATCTCCCAGCGGCGGCCACCCGCGGTCGGTTTCATCGCGCCCAACGTGCACGGCTACTTCTTCGGAAGCATACTCACCGGGGTCATCGACACCGCGAGCGCGCAGGGCGCACGGATCGTGGCGATCCAGACGCACGACGCCGGTCTGCTGGACTTCGAGGACGAGCGGTTCGCCTCGCAGGTCAGCTGGGACCACCTCGATGCGCTGGTCGTGGCCCCGGCGGCCGTGGACTCCCACTACGTGCAGGCCTTCGCCGCCACCGGCAAGCCGGTCGTGACCGTGTACGAGGCGCCGTCGGGGTGTGACTGCCCCACCGTCGTCCCCGACAACGAGCAGGGCGTCCGTGCGTCGCTGGACCACCTGGTCGGGCACGGTCACACGAGGATCGCCTTCGTGGGCCGTCAGCCCGCCAACGCCGACGACTCGATCCGCTACGAGGCGTACCGGCAGGCCATGCTCGCCCACGGCCTGCTGCCCACCGACCAGGTACCGGTGCCGTGGCGGCTGGACGAGACCTACGACGGCGCGTTCGCCGTGCGCCGCCTGCGTGAGCTGGGCGAGCTGCCCACCGCCGTGGTGGCGTGCACCGACGCGACCGCGATGGCGTTCATCGAGGCCCTCGCGGCCGACGGGGTCGTCGTGCCGGACGACGTCGCGGTGGTCGGGTTCGACGACATTCCCGAGGCCGCGGAGCACCACCCGCCGCTGTCCACCGTCGCCCAGAGCTTCACCCTCGCCGGATCGATGGCCTGCGCGCTCGCCCTGCGTGCCCTGCGGGGCGACGTCGTCGAACCGGGCCTGCACCGCATGCCCGTCACGTTCGTCGTGCGGGAGTCCTGCGGCTGCCGCACCGTCGAGGCCCACGGCGACGGCGAACCCTCCGGTCTCGAGGGCCTGAGCGCGCCGTTCGTGCGCGATCTCGGGGCCGTGCTGTACGGCGAGCAGGACCTGACGCCGACCCGGCAGGACGGTCTGCGGGTCGCCGCGCAGCACCTCCTCACCCTGTTCGGCCAGGTGCTGCGGACGCCGGAGGCGGACCTCGGCGCAGCGGAGAAGTCCGCCACCGACGCGCTGCGGCACGTGATGGGCCGCTCGTCGTCCCCGCTGAACGCGGTCGCGGCCGTCCGGGGACTGGCCGTGGCGGTGACCGCGCTGCTCGCCCCCGGTGACGCCCCGGCCGCCGCGGCGCTGGACCGGCGTGCCGTCGACGTCACCGCTCGGGCGCTGCAGTCCCACCGCCGGCAGCAGAGCGGCGCCGTGGTGAACCAGCACGTCGAGGTGCAGCGCCGGTACCACCGGGTCAGCACGGAGCTGGTGCGCCGCCACGACCGGGACGTGCGGTCCCTGACCTGGCTGAGCGGCACGGACGTGCCGCGCGGCAGCCTCGCGCTGTGGAACGACAACCACGAGCTGCGCATCGTGGGCGTCTACCCCGACGAGGGCGGGAGCGGGCGCCGCGACGAGCCGTGCGACGTCCGCGCCTTCCCCCCGGCGTCCCGGCACGAGGAGATCGGTCCCGACGCGCTCACGCTGGTGGTGCCGCTCCGCTTCGACGGCAGCGACCACGGCTTCCTGGCCCTCACCGGACCCTTCGACGTCATGGAGGAGGCGGTCTTCGAACGGTTCAACCACTGGGCCGTGCTGCTGGCCGTGGCCCTGGACCAGGACCGCGCGGTCGAGCGGCTGCGGGTCAGCGAGGAGCGCTACGCCTTGGCTGCCGAGGCCGCCAACGACGGCATGTGGGACTGGGACCTCGGCACCGGGGTCGTCTACTACTCGGCGCGCTGGAAGGCCCTGCTGGGTTTCACGGAGGACGAGATCGGTGCCACCTCCCACGAGTGGCTCAGCCGCGTCCACCCTGCGGACCGGGTCACCGTCGACCGGGCGCTGTCCCACCACCTGAACGGCCGCGACCCCGCGCTGGAGGTGGGGTACCGGCTGCGCACCGCGGACGGCACCTACCGCTGGATGATCACCAACGCGTTGTCGGTCCGTGACACCGACGGCACCGTCACCCGGCTCGTGGGGTCCATGACGGACGTCACCGAGCGCCAGCAGCTGGAGGAACAGCTGCGGCACGACGCGCACTACGACCTGCTCACCGGCCTGCCGAACCGGGCGCTGTTCCTGGAGAGGCTCAACCAGGCGATCCTGCGCACCCAGCGCCACGCCGACTACCAGTTCGCCGTGGTCTTCCTGGACCTGGACGGGTTCAAGGTCGTCAACGACAGTCTGGGGCACCAGGTCGGCGACGAGCTGCTGATCCAGGTGGCCAGGCGACTGTCGTCGGAGGTGCGCGTCACCGACACCGTGTCGCGGTTCGGCGGCGACGAGTTCGCGCTGCTGATCGACGACGTCCAGGACATCCCGGGGCTGCCCGAGGTGATCAGGCGGCTGCTGTCGGTGATGTCCGTGCCGGTGGTCGTCAACGAGGGGACCCGGACCGTCAGCGCCGCGGCCGGGATCGCCGTCAGTGCCGTCGAGTACGAGTCCGCCGACGAGTACCTCCGGGACGCCGACACCGCCATGTACCGGGCCAAGGCACAGGGACCGGGCTCCGTGGTGCTGTTCGACACCGCGATGCACGCGCGAGCGATGGCACGCCTGCAGATGGAGTCCGCCCTGGACCAGGGCATCGCCGAGGACCAGTTCGAGCTGTACTACCAGCCGATCGTGCGTCTGGACACTCGCCGGATCGTCGGCCTGGAGGCGCTGATCCGCTGGCACCACCCGCAGCGCGGGCTCGTCCCACCGGACGACTTCCTGCCGGTCGCCGAGGCGACCGGTCACACCCGGCCGATCGGCCTGTGGACGATCGCCGAGGCGTGCCGTCAGATCCGGGAGTGGCGGGACGCCGTCCCCGGCTTCGAGGACTGCACCGTGAGCGTCAACCTCTCCAACCGGCAGTTCTGGGACCCGGACCTGCGCCCGACGCTGCGCGCGGCCCTCGACCGGTTCGACGTGCCCGCGTCCTCGATCGTGTTCGAGGTGACCGAGGGCGTGATCATGCACTACCAGGACGTCGCGGTGAGCTTCCTCGGCCAGCTGCGGGAGGAGGGCGTCGAGATGCACGTCGACGACTTCGGGACCGGGCACTCGTCGCTGTCGGCACTGCACGAGCTCCCCGTCGGTGCGCTCAAGATCGACCGGTCGTTCGTGCAGCGGATGCAGACGAGCCGCCGCAGCCGCGAGCTCGTGGGCCTGATGGTGACGATGGGTGCCCGGTTCGGGCTGGACGTCATCGCCGAGGGGATCGAGACCGAGGCCGAGGCGGCGACCCTGGCCGAGCTGGGGTGCCCGTTCGCCCAGGGTTTCCTGTTCGCGCGGCCGATGCCGGCGGCGGACGCGACTCGCCTGCTCCTCGCCCAGGCCGCGCTCACGGCCGGGTCGACGGATCGCCGGTAG
- a CDS encoding class F sortase yields MTRRPGAPPWAVALVLTTAVLTTAACGTVPAAPGVLDPTNGAEAAPATASAAPSAAASRVAGPLMMAPSVPLRVTIPSIGVDSELMTLGLQADGTMEVPPAGFPAGWYDRAPTPGELGPAVIAGHVDWAGPGVFYDLARVSVGDEVRVTRTDGTAPVFVVTAVEEHPKDEFPTDAVYGDIDHAGLRLITCGGAWDPTVRHYEANVVVFAELVRPG; encoded by the coding sequence GTGACGAGGCGGCCGGGCGCGCCGCCGTGGGCGGTCGCGCTCGTCCTGACGACGGCCGTCCTGACGACCGCCGCGTGCGGCACCGTGCCGGCCGCACCCGGCGTGCTCGACCCGACGAACGGGGCCGAGGCCGCGCCTGCGACCGCCTCCGCGGCGCCATCGGCGGCCGCGTCGCGGGTCGCGGGTCCGTTGATGATGGCGCCCTCCGTCCCGCTCCGGGTGACGATCCCGTCGATCGGCGTCGACTCCGAGCTGATGACGCTGGGACTGCAGGCGGACGGCACCATGGAGGTGCCGCCGGCCGGGTTCCCCGCCGGGTGGTACGACCGGGCGCCGACCCCGGGTGAGCTCGGTCCCGCGGTCATCGCCGGGCACGTCGACTGGGCCGGGCCGGGTGTGTTCTACGACCTGGCGCGTGTGTCCGTCGGCGACGAGGTCCGGGTGACCCGGACCGACGGGACGGCACCGGTGTTCGTGGTGACGGCCGTCGAGGAGCACCCGAAGGACGAGTTCCCGACGGACGCCGTCTACGGCGACATCGACCACGCGGGCCTACGCCTGATCACGTGCGGGGGCGCGTGGGACCCGACCGTGCGGCACTACGAGGCGAACGTCGTGGTCTTCGCGGAGCTCGTCCGACCGGGGTGA
- a CDS encoding ice-binding family protein: MQATTGVRRHPRPRTAAVAAIAATVTLAVALASSAQAAPVAVPLATADSFAILAGAGITNTGSTTVTGDIGTSPTASFTGAGSITHAGAVHAADDVADQAKTDLVTAYDNAAGQGPVMAVPNELGGLTLTSGVYSSGDALGLTGTLTLDGDGDPNAVWVFQTPSTLITATDSAVVLIDGAQACNVYWQVGSSTTLGTRTSFVGTVMALTSITLTTGATVAGRVLARNGAVTLDSNTIIRPLCAVPTPSASASASATASPTVVPSEGATPAPSAGAGVGATAGPGTGSGAGSGSAARRGPQVPQVPTGGVSTGDGSSVGAGTTGAVVLALLGAAAVIVAGTSRLRTRRSRAE, encoded by the coding sequence ATGCAGGCCACGACCGGCGTACGTCGTCACCCTCGTCCGCGCACAGCGGCTGTCGCAGCGATCGCAGCGACGGTCACCCTGGCCGTCGCCCTGGCGTCGAGCGCGCAGGCCGCCCCCGTCGCGGTGCCCCTCGCCACGGCGGACAGCTTCGCGATCCTCGCGGGAGCGGGCATCACGAACACCGGGTCGACGACGGTCACCGGGGACATCGGCACGTCCCCCACCGCGTCGTTCACCGGGGCGGGCTCGATCACGCACGCCGGGGCCGTCCACGCCGCGGACGACGTCGCCGACCAGGCCAAGACGGACCTCGTGACGGCGTACGACAACGCCGCGGGGCAGGGGCCCGTGATGGCGGTCCCGAACGAGCTCGGAGGTCTGACCCTGACGTCCGGCGTGTACTCCTCCGGCGACGCCCTGGGTCTGACCGGCACCCTCACGCTGGACGGTGACGGCGACCCGAACGCCGTCTGGGTCTTCCAGACCCCGTCGACGCTCATCACCGCGACCGACAGCGCGGTCGTGCTCATCGACGGCGCTCAGGCGTGCAACGTCTACTGGCAGGTCGGCAGCTCGACGACCCTGGGTACGCGGACGTCGTTCGTCGGCACCGTCATGGCCCTGACGTCCATCACCCTGACCACGGGGGCGACGGTCGCCGGCCGCGTCCTGGCCCGCAACGGCGCGGTCACCCTGGACTCGAACACGATCATCCGCCCGCTGTGCGCGGTGCCGACGCCGAGCGCGAGCGCGAGCGCGAGCGCGACCGCGAGTCCGACCGTCGTCCCGAGCGAGGGCGCGACACCGGCCCCGAGCGCTGGTGCCGGCGTGGGCGCGACCGCAGGTCCCGGGACGGGTTCCGGCGCGGGCTCCGGGTCCGCGGCGCGGCGCGGGCCGCAGGTGCCGCAGGTCCCCACCGGTGGGGTCTCCACCGGTGACGGCAGCAGCGTCGGCGCCGGGACGACAGGTGCCGTCGTCCTCGCCCTGCTGGGCGCGGCCGCCGTCATCGTCGCCGGGACGTCGCGACTGCGAACCCGCCGGTCGCGCGCGGAGTGA
- the cofC gene encoding 2-phospho-L-lactate guanylyltransferase: protein MSGWWAVVPVKEARRGKSRLAPALDDDTRAHLVRQMAAATVHALLTADRVDHVVLVTPDRALAALLRGPRTTVVDEPTGGPDAQVRGLDAAVLAGAAHVRTVAPRAPVVVVLGDLPFLVAREVDTVLEAAGALPRAHVPDAAGTGTTMLTATAPHALRPAFGRGSSARHAAAGHVRLDVPATSGARQDVDVPGDLVAMPPALLGTTTRRG from the coding sequence GTGAGCGGCTGGTGGGCGGTGGTGCCCGTCAAGGAGGCGCGTCGGGGCAAGTCCCGGCTCGCCCCGGCGCTCGACGACGACACCCGCGCCCACCTGGTGCGGCAGATGGCGGCCGCGACCGTGCACGCGCTGCTGACCGCGGACCGCGTCGACCATGTCGTCCTGGTCACCCCGGACCGGGCGCTCGCCGCGCTGCTGCGCGGGCCCCGGACGACGGTGGTGGACGAGCCGACCGGTGGCCCCGACGCGCAGGTGCGGGGCCTGGACGCGGCGGTGCTGGCCGGTGCGGCGCACGTCCGCACGGTCGCGCCCCGGGCGCCCGTGGTCGTGGTGCTCGGCGACCTGCCCTTCCTCGTGGCGCGGGAGGTCGACACCGTGCTGGAGGCGGCCGGTGCGCTGCCACGCGCGCACGTGCCGGACGCGGCCGGGACCGGCACGACGATGCTGACGGCGACCGCGCCGCACGCGCTGCGCCCGGCGTTCGGGCGCGGGTCCTCGGCGCGGCACGCCGCCGCCGGGCACGTGCGGCTCGACGTGCCGGCGACGTCGGGCGCGCGTCAGGACGTCGACGTCCCGGGCGACCTCGTGGCGATGCCGCCCGCGCTGCTGGGCACGACGACGAGGCGCGGATGA
- the cofD gene encoding 2-phospho-L-lactate transferase: protein MRVTVLSGGVGGARFTRGLLAMLRERLPDGEGGTTAQVTVVANTGDDMWLHGVRVCPDLDTLMYTLGGAVHEQQGWGRRGESTHVADDLVAYGLGWEWFTLGDLDLATHLARTALLRSGLPLSAVTQRLAARWSPGVRLLPMSDDEVETHVVTDEGTLHFEEWWVRHRAAVPARGFVQVGVQDATPAPGVLEALAGADVVVVPPSNPVVSVGTILGVPGVRDALRATSAPVVGVSPVIGGAPVRGMADACLTATGVATDAAAVARHLGLRATGGVLDAWLVDDVDSGAVAPLRAEGWVAAAAPTLMTDVAATARMAAAALDLVGVAP, encoded by the coding sequence ATGAGGGTCACGGTGCTGTCGGGCGGCGTCGGCGGGGCGCGCTTCACCCGCGGGCTGCTCGCGATGCTGCGCGAGCGTCTGCCGGACGGCGAGGGCGGGACGACCGCGCAGGTCACGGTCGTGGCGAACACCGGCGACGACATGTGGCTGCACGGGGTCCGCGTGTGTCCTGACCTCGACACCCTGATGTACACGCTCGGCGGTGCGGTGCACGAGCAGCAGGGCTGGGGCCGACGCGGTGAGTCGACGCACGTCGCGGACGACCTGGTCGCCTACGGGCTGGGCTGGGAGTGGTTCACGCTCGGCGACCTGGACCTGGCCACCCACCTGGCGCGGACCGCCCTGCTGCGCTCCGGGCTGCCGCTGTCCGCGGTGACCCAGCGGCTCGCCGCGCGCTGGTCGCCGGGCGTCCGGCTGCTGCCCATGTCCGACGACGAGGTCGAGACGCACGTCGTCACCGACGAGGGCACGCTGCACTTCGAGGAGTGGTGGGTGCGGCACCGGGCCGCGGTCCCGGCACGCGGTTTCGTCCAGGTCGGGGTGCAGGACGCGACGCCCGCACCGGGGGTGCTGGAGGCGCTGGCAGGCGCGGACGTCGTCGTGGTCCCGCCGTCGAACCCCGTGGTCTCGGTCGGCACGATCCTGGGGGTGCCGGGCGTCCGCGACGCGCTGCGCGCCACGTCCGCGCCGGTCGTCGGCGTGAGCCCGGTGATCGGCGGGGCGCCCGTGCGCGGCATGGCGGACGCGTGCCTGACGGCGACCGGCGTCGCGACGGACGCCGCCGCCGTCGCCCGCCACCTCGGGCTGCGCGCGACGGGCGGGGTGCTCGACGCGTGGCTCGTCGACGACGTGGACTCGGGTGCCGTCGCACCGCTGCGCGCCGAGGGGTGGGTCGCGGCGGCCGCACCGACCCTCATGACGGACGTGGCCGCGACCGCCCGCATGGCGGCGGCAGCGCTCGACCTGGTGGGTGTCGCCCCGTGA
- a CDS encoding putative F420-0 ABC transporter ATP-binding protein, with translation MELTIAGVGTRLGGRWVVDGIDATPPAGALTGLLGPNGAGKTTLLRLVAGVLAPQAGAVLVSDPGADDPRPVVPVHTMPRRDRARHVALLEQSSDATVPLSVREVVALGRIPYRTLWGTDSDAGAVDRALDAASATHLAHRGWATLSGGERQRVHIARALAQEPALLLLDEPTNHLDVSAQLALLGFVRGLGVTTVAALHDLNLAAAYCEHVLVLSGGRLAAAGPPAEVLTPALVRDVYGVDAHVLTHPVTGRPVIAYSPTGTSHA, from the coding sequence GTGGAGCTGACGATCGCGGGTGTCGGCACCCGGCTGGGTGGGCGGTGGGTCGTCGACGGCATCGACGCCACGCCCCCCGCGGGCGCGCTGACGGGCCTGCTGGGCCCCAACGGCGCGGGGAAGACCACGCTCCTGCGCCTCGTCGCGGGCGTGCTGGCACCGCAGGCCGGGGCCGTGCTGGTGAGCGACCCCGGCGCCGACGACCCGCGGCCGGTGGTGCCGGTGCACACGATGCCCCGCCGCGACCGTGCCCGGCACGTCGCGCTGCTCGAGCAGTCGTCCGACGCGACGGTGCCGCTGAGCGTGCGCGAGGTCGTCGCCCTGGGCCGCATCCCGTACCGCACGCTGTGGGGCACGGACTCCGACGCGGGCGCCGTGGACCGGGCCCTCGACGCCGCGTCGGCGACCCACCTGGCCCACCGCGGGTGGGCGACGCTGTCGGGCGGGGAACGGCAGCGCGTGCACATCGCACGGGCGCTCGCCCAGGAGCCTGCGCTGCTGCTCCTCGACGAGCCGACCAACCACCTGGACGTGAGCGCGCAGCTCGCGCTGCTGGGGTTCGTCCGCGGGCTGGGGGTGACGACGGTGGCCGCGCTGCACGACCTCAACCTCGCGGCCGCGTACTGCGAGCACGTGCTCGTCCTGTCGGGCGGTCGGCTTGCGGCCGCCGGCCCCCCGGCCGAGGTGCTGACGCCGGCGCTGGTCCGTGACGTGTACGGCGTCGACGCGCACGTCCTGACGCACCCGGTGACCGGCCGGCCCGTGATCGCGTACAGCCCCACCGGGACGTCGCACGCATGA